Proteins from a genomic interval of Culex pipiens pallens isolate TS unplaced genomic scaffold, TS_CPP_V2 Cpp_Un0004, whole genome shotgun sequence:
- the LOC120427490 gene encoding uncharacterized protein LOC120427490, whose product MRGRNVDSHRLYWVVVARDWWLRVNSREDRGEIIEEMALPKRCVNNEIALKKINFRFLDKYAKVYFHDGPPTKRRTTKSYIIGGGQRRCCTRCRRFTAPQLPAHKHSRRDGAASAERNLDSEPKKICVILEVGLRAQNRTPYRGPHQLHVPDALPGSGTPRSGTLLSSRKTSTTLPESMAKSSKTVLIDAGNVTIVLHCCRASKPPSGTVQPGVFGSDRWRTV is encoded by the exons atgagaggtaggaatgtggattcgcaccggttgtattgggtggtggtggcccgggattggtgGTTGAGGGTCAATTCGCGTGAGGACCGGGgcgagatcatcgaggagatggcgctgccgaagcgttgcgtgaacaacgagattgcgttgaagaagattaacttccggtttttggacaagtacgcgaaagtttattttcacgatGGGCCTCCGACGAAAAGGAGGACGACGAAAAGCTACATAATtggaggtggtcagcgcagatgttgcactcggtgccggcggtttacagcaccg caacttcccgcccacaaacactcacgtcgcgacggcgcagcttcagcCGAAAGAAATCTGGACAGtgagccaaaaaaaatctgtgtcattctcgaagtaggattacgtgctcaaaatcgaactccgtaccgagggcctcatcaactccatgttccggatgcgcttccaggatcgggaactccccgttcaggcactttactttccagccggaaaacgtcgaccacccttcccgaatcaatGGCCAAATCCTCCAAGACTGTCCTGATTGACGCCGGAAACGTGACCATCGTGTTACACTGCTGTCGCGCGTCGAAGCCTCCATCCGGAACCGTCCAGCCTGGGGTattcggaagtgaccggtggcgtaccgtatga